The DNA window tctgtgtttttgaaatttttcacttaaaagttgaaagagggcttccctggtgactttgtggtaaagaatccacctgccaatgcaggagacatgggttcaatgcctggtcctggaaaatcccacatgacacatagcaactgagcctgtgtgccacaactattgagcctgtgctctagagccaaggaactgcaactactgagcccatgtgctgcagctactgaagtctatacccctagagcccgtgctccgcaacaagagaagtcaccacaataagACGCCTGAGCACCACATTTAGAGAGTAATCCATGatcgctgcaactaaagaaaagcctgtgcagcaataaAGAGcaagcacagccaataaataaatatataaattttaaaaaaaattgaaagaaaatttgCCTTCAAAGAGATAGATAAAAAGTGtttgcgcgcgtgtgtgtgtgtgtgttcatgcgtGTGGCTAACAAGAACATAAAACAGGATGAGAGTGGGAAGGAGGAAAACAAGTCAGAAAGTATATATGGAGATTCTAGTTTTAAATAAGgtggttcagggacttccctggtggaccagttgttaagaatccaccttccagtgaaggggactcaggtttgactCCTGGACAAACTAAGATCCGACTTGTAGGGCAGCTAAGTTTGAGAGCCataacgaagactcagcacagccaaaatgtaagagtcagacacgacttggtgactgaacaaccacaacaataTATAGATTGATAGATAAATACAGGATGATCCAGAAACTCCATGctgagatgctgctgctgttgctgctcctggtgctaagtcgcttcagtcgtgtctgactctgtgtgaccccatagacagcagcccaccaggctcccccgtccctgggattctccaagcaagaacactggagtgggttgccatttccttctccaatgcatgaaagtgaaaagtgaaagtgaagtcgctcagtcgtgtacaactcctagcgcccccatggactgcagcccactaggctcctccgtccatgggattttccaggcaagagtactggagtggggtgccatcgccttctccgccatGCTGAGATGATGTTTAAATAAAACCCTGGAGATCAGGGAGTGAGCCAGGCTGCTTTCTGCAGGAAGATATGGCCTGCCTGGCAGAGGAGATGGAAGAGGCAAAGTCCCTGAGACAAGAACATGCCTAGCATTTTCCAGGAACAGTAAAAAAGTAAGTGTGAGGTTAGCGCAGAGTGGGTTTGGGCACACAGAGTAGGGGACAAGttcagagagaagggagggaggcaggcagatgACACAGCGCGTTGAAGCCACTATAGTCACTAtggcttttactctgagtgaCCAGGGGAGCCACCATAAGGAAGTGAGCAAGGAATGACTTGGACCGGCTTGTGTATACCTAAACCGGATGCATCTTGCAGGGTGAAGGGGCTATTTACAGCTTCCTTCTGCTTCTCAGAGGAGTCTAGTAGACCACCATAAAACGAAGAGCAGGTGTAATGTTGATCTATCCTTCAAATCTGTCCCTTTGTTTTTTCAATTAGGCAAAAAAGCTTGTGATCCTTTTCTGCCAGGTTCGGGCGTGTTATTTGCCAAGGGCAAcccggggcaggaggaaaggcgAACCTCCCAGGCACACCTGCCCAAGCTCCGAGATATGAGGTCTCTCGGGCTCGCCCACCTGCCTTTGGCACCAGGCCGGTGCACGAACTGGCACTCGACCTCCACGGGCCCAAAGACGTTCTTCCTCGTCGCGGGAGGGTTTGCAGCCTTCCCCATCCGCGGCCCCGCGAGTTCAGTCTCCGCAGGAAGGGGCGGGCCCTGCCGGTTGGCTTTGCAGAGGCCCCGCGTTGCCATAGCGACCCCGGCCGGGCTCTGGACGCCAGAGCATGAGCCGCAGGTAGCGATAGAAGCTGGAGGCTGCGGGCGGCGACCCCATCGCTGTTTGCCAGGGACTCCAGATCCAGACTCCGCCCCCCAGGAGAGCGCAGGTGAGCGGTCGCAGGTGTGACGGGGAGGGGGCGAGCGCCTAACCTTCAGCCGTCTGAGCCCCTCTCGTTccaccttccctggtggtaattattgttatttagtATCAAAACAACCCGAGCAGAGCCCGCATACCGCGCTGTAAAACTTTTTTCCTGGCCACGCTGCACAGCTTGCGGAATCTGACCAGGGAGCCCACCAGTGCCCCGGCAGTGAAAGCGCctagtcctaaccattggaccaccgggGAATTCCGCAAAACTTTCTTTTCCTATCAGAAACTCTATGTATTAAGACCACAGCCTCCTCTAGGGTAGAATCTAAGTTCTTGAAAGTTAGGACAGAGGATATGTTACACTGATGAAGGGTAATCATCCAATGATGTAAGAAAGTTATTAGATTTTGGATTCTCTTACAATTTCTGAGTaagccaaggagaaagtgtcAGCTTGAGGCTAATGTGACATTAACACCTTTCTTAACATTTGCCAATCTCAACTGTAAGCCCCAGTATCTAGCTAAGGCTTAAGAAATGATCATAAAATCTCTTTCTTGGATAAAAGTATTGACTTTTAAAGTGAATTAATTTCAATATAAAGACTAATCATGGACcaccttgatggtccagtggttaggactccaagcttctaATGCAAagagcgtgggtttgatccttggtcagggaattaagatcccacatggccaaatatatattaaaaaaaaaaaaaagattaatcacAGTACTCATGGTACACGCAaatgtgagggaaaaaaaagaaaaacattaaatttagGACCTGAGACTGTTTCCCTCTGCCCAGTTCATGCCCTGGCTGTTTTCCTTGCTTTGAGTGCCTTTCCCAATTCCTGGGCATGATTGTCAAAATACGTACTAGCCAGTACAGTTGGCCAGCTTAGTCAGATTCCTGAAGGTCCCTGCTGTGTCCCTACAGGGAACTCCTTGATGGACAGGACCCAGTGCAGAATGAAAATGAGGCCCTGGCTCAGGAAGTATtaggagtttttaaaaagtgacagcaGAGCCAAGACCAAGCACATACCTTTCTAAGGACCAGGTCCTGTGCAGCTATTCAGGTTGAACATCTGTGATGCTGGCCCTGAATGGGTGGATGCCTGGAACACCATGATCTCCTGAAACCTGCTCAGCCTTGGGGTCATACTCATTGGTCAATAACTCTGCCTGCTGTTGGTTAAATAGTTCTCTGCACTGGGCAGGGAGGGTAGGAGAGCCCTTGTCTGATGGAAAAAACCTAACCAAGCAGACAGGAAGAGTACCCaagcagaggtcagaggtcagaggtAGCAGGATGATCAATCCTCCTGGTGTGTCTGGAGCTGTCCCAGTTCTAGCTCTGAAAGTTCAATGTCCTAGGAAACCCCTCAGTCCCAGGGAAACCGGGACATGTGGTCATCCTAGAGACAGTATCGTTAGTTGATGGGCTCTCCTGACAGCTCACAAACCCCTGCAAAGCCAGCCCCTGTGTTTTTCCACCAGAGGCAGGACCTGGGGCCTAAAGTGCTAGATGCTGAACCAGTGGTGGTAATGGGATGTCCCTGGGGGCTGTGCCACAGGGCTGTCTGCCCACCCAGACAAGGGTGGCCTGGCTAGGTCCCAACTCCCCTGTAGTGGGTCCCAGTGCTCACCACTCCAGCATCCACTCTGATTGGCCATGAGTGAATGAAGgttagttgttcagttatgtcctttgcaaccccatggactgtagctcatcaggctcctctgtccatggaattcaccaggcaagaacaccggggtgtgttgccattcccctctccaggggaccttcccaacccagggatggaactcaggtcttccacattgcaggcacattctttaccatctgagccaccagggaagcccctgattggTCATACTGGTTATTAATGTGACTTTCACCCTCTCCCCAGGGCAGCTTCTTCCTGATGTCATCACAAACCCCTCTGATCTACTGGTTTCCCTGGGTTCCATCCCAAGCAATTGTGCCATCAGGTTCCCCGCCCCAGGGGGCCCTTAGGGAGGCAAGGGAGGAGACATCCAAACATCAGTCCAACACAAAAGAATCCCCCCCAAGGGCTGCTCATCTGCCCCGGGGAATTCAGAACACACATGACTCGCCCCACCTGACCTCAGACAAGTGTCTTTCCAGGAAGTCCCAGGGTCCCAGCATTCCTTGGAGCAAACTGAACCCCTGATGTCCCTAACCCTTTGGCCCCACAGAAGCAGCCAACATGCCTATCTTCAAATGCCCGCAAAAGTCGGAGCCCCTGTGGAAGGAGTGGGACCAGAAGGCCCAGAAGAACGGACTGAGGCACCAGGTGTTCGCTGTCAATGGCGACCACTACGTGGGTGAGTGGAAGGACAATGAGAAACACGGTAAGTGGGGGCTCAGGGGTGAGTGTGGGGTCTGGGCCACGGTGGACCCCTGGGCCCAAGGAAGCAGCTTGCAGAGCTCACTGGGGACATAAGATATATCGCCGAGAGGTGAATACTGACTAGGACCAGCCAGGGGCATCCTTATGCTGGGGCTCTGAAATCCAACTCAACTCTGGCTTCAGGTGAGCAGAGGGGCCAGCAGGGAACGAAGCTGTCTTTAGACACCAGCCACAGCCTCAGCTGGGACTCCCAGGACAGCAGCTCATTCTCTACCGTCTGCGACTGCACTAAGCATGGAGCTGGctagcaggaggaaaaggtggcCTCCAGAAACCAccttgcaactgggattctggTCTTCAAGCTCAGTCCTTCAAACCAGCAGAGGGCGAAATAGGACATCTCCCACCACATCTCCACCCTGCAATGGCTGGGGCTCCCAGGGTGGAGTATGGACTCCTTGTGACACAAATTGagccctgaagaaagaaaaacagaaaaacaaagtttaaaaaaaaaaaagaaaaacaaagtttttattaaaaaaaggtgTTATGGCTTCTCCGTCTAGTCTTGCAATTCCAGATTCTTGGCTCTTGGCCACTCTTCTCTCCTGTCTTCCTGCGTTAAGTGCTTGAGTCCATAAACCTGGGTCAATCTCAGCTCCATCAACTGTGACCTTGAGAGGTCTACTAcaccactctgagcctcagtctcctcatctgtaaaattggaatAATACATATCTGTTAAGATAAGAGATACCATCTATCAAATATGTAGCCAAGGATCTGTGCAGAAGGGGAACTTCTTGAATGTTCTCTGagggctgagcacagcacaggacaTTATTCAGACTTTCCTTGTCCAAGAAACCCCCAAAAGTTGAACCCACCCTGCTCATAACACAAAACCCACCCTCAGCACTGACTTAAAGGCCAGGTTTTGCACagctgcctggagctctttgtgTAGTTAAGGATGACTGCCTTTGTGTTTCAGTCTTTGTGGGAAGCCTGTAGTGTGGACAGAGCCCTGGACTAAGAGTCAGGACACTGAAGTTCTAAGCCTGGCTCTATTACTGagaggctgtgtgactttgggtaagtcATTTCCCATTGTCTGAACTTGGCTGCCCTACCTGTGATATGACCTTGCAGGCTGGTATAAACAACTATTCATCCCCTACAGTGTAACTGGACCCTGTCTCAAGGGCAAACATCAATGATAGCATCTTTTCTATTTTCAGGCATTGTCCTAAGTATTATACATATACTAATGAATTTAGTGTCCAGAACAACCCCATGAGATCttcttgtccccattttacagatgaggaacctgaggcccagagagttaAGTTTCTTGCACTAGATCAAAAAGCTGGGTTTGTTCCTGAGCTACCAAGGACTAAGACACAAGTTGGCACGCAGAGGTACTTCCCACATATTGTATTCATCCCTTTGTTTAACAAATATTGGTCACCTccaacatgccaggcactgttcttccGTGCTGGAAATAGAGCAGTGAACAGAACAGACCAGTCTGTGCCCTTGTGAAGTGTACATTCTCCTGGAAGACACAGACAGTAGACAATacatgataaataaatgaattatctaTTATGTtaggagttggaaatggcaacccactccagtgttcttgcctggagaatcccagggacgggggagcctggtgggctgccgtctatggggtcgcacagagtcggacacgactgaagcgacttagcagtagcagtatgagTTGACAAGGGATGTGGAAAGAAATACAACAGGGTAAGGGGTTAAAAGTagcttatattaatttttttcaatatttatttatttggctgaactaggtcttagttgcagcatgcaggatcttcaatcATTGTTACAGCATATACGGGATCTacgtccctgaccagggatggaacctgggtccccagcattgggagcgAAGAGTCTTAGCctttggaccagcagggaagtccagaagcttatattaaataattttaagtgagaTGGTCAATGAGAAAATGATTTTTGAGTAAAGACTTGCAGGGGGTAGGGAGTGAGTGAATATTTGGGGAAGAGTTTTCCAGGGCAGAGGAGAAGCAGGTACAAAAGCCTTGAAGCGGAAGCATATCTGGTGGGTTCCAGGAACGACAGGGCCACCAGGAATTGGAGGGCAGAATGGAAAATGGGAGTGGAGGACACAGAAGGGGTTGGAGTATAATAGGAGGAGGTGGGTCTCCATGTATAATCAGGAGAACTAAATAAATATGcagaacattctccagaaatCCTGACCATCTGGTATATACACTCAGTATTATTAAAAGATGAAGCTCAAACACCAAAGGGGAAAATTTCTGCTTGGTGTTTGCTCTGTGGGTTTGGCGTCAGGGCAAAGCACTGTAGAAATAGACCTCTCTTGGAGTTTCTCTGGATGCTAGGGAAAGGGTGGTCTACGTACAAGGTAGATACCCCTCTCAGTCCTTGAGAACTGTCCAGTCCAGATGCCTGAGGCCCAGGCAGACAGAGAACCTGTCTCCCCGCACAGGCCCCATGAAGGCCATGTTTGCAGTGTTGGCCCATCTTTGTATCACCAGGGAAAGGAACACAGGTCTGGAAGAAGAACGGAGCCATCTATGAGGGGGACTGGAAGTCTGGGAAGCGAGATGGCTATGGCACCCTCAGTCTTCCTGACCAAGAGACCGGAAAGTACAAGAGAGCCTACTCAGGCTGGTGGAAAGGCGATAAGAAATGTGTGAGTGGTTCCCATCATGCTCTGGGGTGTGGGCCAGGCTGAAAgaagcctttgtgtgtgtgtgtgtgtgtgtgcacgcgcacctgtgtgtgtgtgtgtgtgtgtagggggagcAGTCAGAGAGGCCTgggaaaaaagggagggggaTCTAGGGGAAGAGAACAGGGTTCTGCGTGGGTGGgagaaggaaggggtgggggaacCATCAAGACTTCTCAGAACAAAAACCAGAAACAGGAAGCAGGAGAGGGCCCAGGGAGGAGCCCATGAAACCCTGTGGCTACAAGAAGCCAGCCAGCCTGTGAGGGGCAAaatctcctcccccacctccccaactCATTTCCTGGCTTTCTTTTCCCCTGGCATCCCTTTCTGAGAATACCCCTTCTGTTGGGACTGGATAAGAGGTGGGGGGCGGGTGGAAAAGTGAGAGCAAGCAAGAAAGCAGACGCTACACCCTTTGCCGAGAGAAGAAGGTCCTGAGGGCTAGAAGGCAGTCAGAGGCATGCCCCCAACCCATAAACACCTGACTCCTCACCACAGGTCATGGAGACAGATAATCATACAGTACTGCTATTGAACAACTGCTATTATGACCCTGGAATATGATATATTGTAGAACTCCACATCAAcatcgtcatcatcatcattattattttcctCTCACTGATGAGGAGACATGCTCAGAAGGGTGCAGCAGGTGAAGTGCCTCACCTGGGGTCACACTGCTGGCAAGTTAATTGCCCCAGGATTTCATGATCTCTGCTCTCAAAATGTTTCTTGGCCAGCGGGGGACAAAGAtccccaaataaataatttatattgtatAATATGGTGCTAGGATTGAGGTTTTCACAAAAAGTCCAATGGAAGTTCACTGAGAATTCAGGGCAGGCTTCCTGTAGAAGGTGACACCATAAGATGCAAGGTGTTAGGGAGTaaaaaaggaggaggggaaagTAGCAAAGGCTGCAGAAGTTGTTaaaggaaggaaatattaaaCAGCAAGGTGTGTCTACCCACAGGGGTGGCAGAGAGAGGAGGGGTAGGAGGGGGCCTTGAAGGTTATGTGGGGGATCAGGATTTTTGAGGAGTAGCCTTGGGCTGCATAAGCCAGCCCCttcaggtttgatctgtggggaCCCCATGGTGACTCTCTGCGGTTGCATGATAAGTTCTCATGTTCATTTTTCTGGGGAGAAACTCCATAGCTTTGATCTCATTGCCAGGCATCTGCGACTTTTAATAGGGTCAAATCAGAGTTGGGAAGACATAATTAACGTGATCAGACAGGCCATGTAAAAGATCCTCCCAGCAGTCATATGGCAGATGCATGGGATGAGGGGGAGAACGCGAGAGTGGAGGAGGAAGATCAGTGAGAAGGGGCGAAATGATGGTGGGCTGAAGGAAGGCGGTAGCACAGGGTAGCGGAAAATGGAAGGCCTAGGAGATTTTACAAAACAGGACCGTCAGCTTGGATGTAGGGCTTgcggaggaaggaggaaagaagccCAGGTGTTTTGGGTACCAGGGAGGATGGTGGGTGTTCCTAGTGTTGTGGGGCGCCGTGAACAAGGACACCTTCGTGCTTTCAGGGCTATGGGATCCAGTTTTTCGGACCCAAGGAGTATTATGAGGGTGACTGGTGTGGCAACCAGCGCAGCGGGTGGGGCCGCATGTACTACAGCAACGGAGACATCTACGAGGGCCAGTGGCGTAACGACAAGCCAGAAGGGGAGGGCATGTTGCGCCTGAGTGAGTGTTCAGCCCCGTCCCAAAGGCCTGCTGGCCACGCCCACTCGGCCACCCCCTCAAGGCACAGTCATTCGGGGCCCTGCAAGGCCGGGCCCTGGCCACGCCCATCGGGCCACGCCCCCGCATAGCCTTGCTGGGGATGGGGGGTTAAGGTGCACGACAGGAGACAAGACCCGGTCCCTGCCCTCGGGGAGTTTATACTCTAAAAGAGGTACCtaacaataaatataaagaattaaGACTTTGTCTTTTGGTCCATAGTAatcatactgctactgctaagtcgcttcagtcgtgtccgactctatgcgaccccatagacggcagcccaccaggctcccccgtccctgggattctccaggcaagaacactggagtgggttgccatttccttctccaatgcatgaaagtgaaaagtgaaagtgaagtcgctcactcgtgtctgactcttagcgaccccatggactgcagcctaccaggctcctccatccatgggattttccaggcaagagtactggagtggggtgccccaATCATAGCCCACACTTAGGCAGCCCTGAGCTCATTATATCCACACTACAATTCTGTatcggaagctgactgtggctcagatcatgaactccttcatgcaaaattcagacttaaattgaagtaagtagggaaaaccactaggccattcaggtatgacctaattcaaatcccttacgattatacagtgaaagtgacaaatagtttcaaggaattagatttgaaagacagagtgcctgaacaacTATGGATGGTGGTTGGTAACATTGTATAGAAGggggtgatcaaaaccatccccaagaaaaagaaatgcaaaaaggcaaaatggttgtctgataaggccttacaaatagctgagaaaagaagagaagcaaacggcaaaggagaaaaggaaagatatacccatctgaacgcagagtttcaaagaatagcaaggagagataagaaagcctccctaagtgaacagtgcaaagaaatagaggaaaacaatagaatgggaaagactagagatctcttcaagaaaattagaaataccaagggaacatttcatgcaaagatgggctcaataaaggacagaaatggtatgcatctaacagaagcagaagagattaagaagaggtggcaagactacacagaagaactatacaaaaaagatcttcatgacccagataaccacgatggtattatcactcacctagaatccATAAATTTAGCATCATTGTCCCTCCAGACTGTGACCTGCAGAAGGACTGGGACTGTGTCTGTTTTGttccccactgtttccccagtgcCTGCTGTGTAATAGATACTCTTGGTGAGGACACAAACCAGAACCTAGGCTCCTGAAAACTGGGGAGGGTTAAGGCAGCCACTCTGTCATTCTTAATCCTCCCTGCACCCTGCTTCCATTCCTGATTTTAGTGCATACCGCCTACTAATAGCCTGCATTTAGTGAGCACCTGCTGTGGCCCAGTGCAGGCTTTCTAAGGCTTGGAGTCTGGAACCAGCTCTTACTAGTTGTGGGACCTTGGGCAATTAACCTCTTTAAACTCCCTATGCTTtggttttctcaactgtaaagtAAGGGGAAAATAAAGCTTACCTAaagttattgtgaagattaagtgaggtttatatttgtaaaatgctTAGCATGACATAGAATAAATAGTAGGCGCTCAGTATCAGTACATACTTGTATAGTAGAGCTCAGCAAACTATGGGCCAAATCCAGCCCTGAacatgtttttgtaaataaagttttgttggcACACAGATGTGCTCATTCACTTATGTATTGTCCAGTGGCAGAGGTGACCATCTGTGGCAGAGACCCACAGTGTTGAAAATCCTATCTGCTACTTTGCAGAAAAGGTTTGTTGATCTCTGATCTGGAGTTTATCCAGTACTTTTCTAAGTCCTTTTTGTGTACagattcatttaatctttacaataatTTAATGAGGGAGGTGCTACTCtggtcctcattttacaaatgaggaaacgaAACAAAATGGCTGCatgacttgctcagggtcacatagCTCATATGTGTCTGAGCTGAGACATGTTagatttatcattattatttttacagcATCACCACCATCCAATGGGAAGTGGAATTGATTCCCAGTTAAGAGCAGGGGCTCCTGGGATGAACAGGATTTGGTTTGAAACCCTTCCTAGTTCTGCGACCTTGAGCAAATCAATCAAATTTCTGGAGCTTTTCAAGTTTCATGTATAAAGTGGAATCCTTTATCCTTCACAGAACTGTTTTTGTGAGAAGTGAGGTCAGAAGCAGCATGGAATCGGCACAGAGTAAGTGCTGGAAAAGCACTGCCTGTTAGTATCGTTAGCTATATTTTTTACAGGCAGGAAACAGTGTCGCTTATCTAAGTTCAAGTAGGTAGTTGAGGTGAGGTGATATGTGAACCAGGTCTGAAACCACTGGCACCCCAGGGCTCTATGGCTTTCTGGTGGGCATGATGTCTAGCCTGCCGAGTGGCAGAAAGTCCAGCCAGGTGGGGGGAATGTGGTGGGCCAGCACCCATGACCCCCTGTCTTTCCCCCCAGAGAATGGGAACCGCTATGAAGGCAATTGGCAGAGAGGTGTGAAGAATGGGTCAGGGCGTTTCTTCCACCTGGACCATGGTCAGCTGTTTGAAGGCTTCTGGGTGGACGACGTGGCCAAGTGTGGCACAATGATCGACTTCGGCCGCGATGAGGTCCCCCAGCCCACCCAGTTCCCTATTCCTGAGGTGGGCAGCTCTCTGCAGGATCCTGGGACCACACCCAACCTACAGACAGGAAACAGCAGACCCCCACCAGCCACACCCAACCTAACTGAGCCCAGCCGAGTCA is part of the Bubalus kerabau isolate K-KA32 ecotype Philippines breed swamp buffalo chromosome 16, PCC_UOA_SB_1v2, whole genome shotgun sequence genome and encodes:
- the MORN3 gene encoding MORN repeat-containing protein 3: MPIFKCPQKSEPLWKEWDQKAQKNGLRHQVFAVNGDHYVGEWKDNEKHGKGTQVWKKNGAIYEGDWKSGKRDGYGTLSLPDQETGKYKRAYSGWWKGDKKCGYGIQFFGPKEYYEGDWCGNQRSGWGRMYYSNGDIYEGQWRNDKPEGEGMLRLKNGNRYEGNWQRGVKNGSGRFFHLDHGQLFEGFWVDDVAKCGTMIDFGRDEVPQPTQFPIPEVKILDPDGVLEEALAMFKKTKEEGD